A window of candidate division WOR-3 bacterium genomic DNA:
ATGCTTGAAGCACCACGCATTACGCCAGCCACTACGCCGATGCCGGTGTCCGGCGTGTTGCGTCCAGCGTCAGGCGTCTTACGTCGTGCCACGGGCAATTATAGGGCAGCCGGCGCAGAAGAGAAGTCGGGCGAAGTCAGAAGCTGGAGGCTAGACTGCAGAAGTCAGAGCTGGTCTCCCTGCCTGGTGATCAAATGCCCGTCCGGCCCGGTCCACAGGTTGACATCTGCGAAGAAGTGTGGCATAGTATGAGCGAAGAGAATAAGAGGTGACACCATGAAGTTCACACGCATCACCATCGATACGCATCAGATGGGTGGAGTGCCCTGCATTCGAGGTCTCCGCATACCTGTTTCAACCATTGTGGGAATGTTCGCGGACGGCATGACCGAGGCCGAGATGCTCAAGGCCTACCCGGACCTTGAATCGGCCGACGTCCGTGAGGCGATGCGCTACGCGGCGGAGGCAGTACGCGAGCGCGAACTGCCACTCCTGGTCGCCGATTGAAGTTCCTGGTCGACAACGCTCTCTCGCCCGTAGTGGCCGCTGCGCTGAGCCGGGCAGGACACGATGCAGCGCACGTACGGGATAGGGCTATCCAGCACGCGGATGACGAGACTGTCTTCGACTGCGCAGCCCGTGAGGGGCGTGTTATCGTGTCCGCTGACACCGATTTCGGTCAGATACTGGCGCGGCGTGCTTCAAAGAGGCCCTCGGTCATTCTGTTCAGGCGTGGCACGGAGCGACGGCCGGAACGTCAAGTCGCACTTCTGCTGAAGAATCTGCCCGGAATCACCGACGCGCTCGAAGGCGGGAGCGTGGTCGCATTCGAGCAGAAGAGAATCAGAATTCGCTCTCTGCCCCTGCCCGGGAACTCCGAAGACTAAGTCTGACCGCTAGCGCGGGACGTGACCGCGAAAACGGGCGCTTCCGCGCGTGATAGTCCCGAGTTTCGTCAGGCCTGCTGGAGACTTGAGAGAATCGCGACTGCGGTCTGTTTGCCTATGGGCTCGTTGGCGTCGCCGCACCGAGGGGAGAGGACACAGGCCGGGCAGCCAGTGTCGCAGGCGCACTGCATCACGAGGTCGCGAGTCACGCGGCTCAGGCGGTCAAACTCCGAGTATAGCTTCTCGGAGATGCCGATGCCGTGCTCGTAGCCGTCGTAGATGAGAATCGTCGGCAGCCGCGTGTCGGGGAACATCCGATAGCTTCCGCCGCCAATGTCACGCGGGTCACACATGGCGACGAGCGGTGCGAGGGCGATCAGCGCGTGCTCGGCGGCATGCAGTCCGCCGGTGAAGTCACTGTGCTGTTCCTGCAGTCTGATAGCGGTTTCTCCCGAGAAGACGAGCCAGATGCCGACGGTCGGGAACTTGACCGGGGGCAGGCTGAGCGGGTGAGTCGCGAGCAACTGGTCGTACTTCTTGATGCGGTAGCCGGTGTAGGTAGCGGTGACCTCAATCCGGCCCAGGCTCAGGGTGATGCCTGGACCAAGGATGCGCTGTTGCTGTGTCTCCAGGAGGCGCATCTCTTCACGGGTGATGACCTCAGTGTGGAAGTCCACGTCCTTGCGCTCGACCTCGGCGCGCTGCTGTTCGAGGTCGAGGGTCTTCACCAGGTAGGTCTCGCCCTGGTGGAGAAGCACGGCGCCCGGATAGGCTTCGCGGAAGGCCCGCGTGCGGTCCATTGTCTCAATGACGCGGCCGTCGGCAACGATCTCGATGGCGCTTTCCTCGATGGCATCGAGCGTGACTTCCTCCTGCGGCCGGGCCCGGCCGGCGTATATCCAGCCGACCGGCGTCCGGCGTAGTACCAGTT
This region includes:
- a CDS encoding DUF433 domain-containing protein, which codes for MKFTRITIDTHQMGGVPCIRGLRIPVSTIVGMFADGMTEAEMLKAYPDLESADVREAMRYAAEAVRERELPLLVAD